gctgacagagagccatagctcatattgaaccttccatttatttctaaagtcattgagaaagctgtagcaaattgacacaacaaacataaatttgGATTGAGACTGTTTAACTTAATCTACCATCATGAAATTATAGATGACAGTGATAATGAGTACTGCTGTATAACCTTCCCTCGTCGTGacatgctgcacaaaaaaaaaaaaaaacaaaaaaccggaaatcaaactttcaaggtttttataaaaataataatggaacaATGTTAACAACTCTATAGATGCTGGGGTGGATGTTAagtctgcacttgtttttgagattagtgttttgttttgttttttgtttttttttttatcattaagaAAGGATGTTAGCTCGttatagttgttcaggtttttactgagggttggtttttctttagggttaagaaaggtaaataaatgtgaataaactctgttatgttttaaagcgttgtttgtgattattgtggctataattgtgacaattgctggattcataacagtcagtcgAGTTCGAGTTCACTCCATGTagattatgtgtttattattttaattatacattttatgttgttccacttttcattatttttattatattacatgatgTAGGTACCGCCTGCCTGATaatacagacaccagagagttcTGGCTCTGCCCTCGTGCACGTTGCTTCGTCGGTGAACTTGACctgtaagtgaagtaaaataaagtcttcctGTCTTGCCGTAacggtgcatttttcattgaagaattattTACAACCTTGTAACCCGCAACACCGCAACACCCCTGGCACGCTACCCATCCAGAAACCAGGGTTACACCTgggaacagggtggtgccccgaagtgtactactgatagtaaatatttttagacatcaataatcactttcataatcattcatattgattgccaatctccaaattactcccaCTGGTGCCCGACAAAGTcgactgttgtttttacagcaaattagcgtaaacaggttgacattatttggttttatttggtattattaGTTTCATATCATTCATACATGTTATCATGttagtttatattattctaGCGTAAATTGTACGGAATTAGTTTTACGGTGTAGGAGAGCTCGAGCTCAGGACAGGAGgcaaaggtggagggaggggttgggagagtgagacggagagagaggacggacataaaaatattcagacaaagaaaaagacttttggagagaaaggtgagtaatatttgtcatgaatctgttttagtccaaataggacttttaaaagtcctcgTGGCCATTTAACTGTGTAATTGTCCTTAATTGTATATATGAGATGATAAAGAATGGCTGTAGGCGGCAGTGTCCCCTTTATGAGTTTTCCCGTCAGCCGACTATCGCGTGCAGTCCTTTTCTATGTACAGCTTCACTTCCGGTTAACActttcagcagacacacatgaacacaaacagactccagTTGTCACAAACGAGTCCCAAGTTCTGTCCTGAAAAGCTGTGAAGGCGGGGAAGAtaacccccatccccctttaTGTGAAGCTACTGACTGAACCTCCGGTGAGTTAGCACATTGTTAGCCAGCTGTTCGCTAGctgctcaaaaggaaaacattatatatttggTTATTATCTTGATATAACCTGCTCCATATTGCTCACCGGATGTCCTAAGTTGTATTCCAATgcatttctattacttttgtGCACGTTAAGTTTTAGTTTAATGCTTTAGAAAGATCGCTAGCTCTTATGCTAATGCTAGCGCGGTTTGTTATAATTAGCTCATGCTAAtagctaagctaaagctaagagtacacatgtattgtttaaagatgcatttcttttgtcttttatgtcatttgaagtcttcatttgtcattaaggtgtggtatattttattttttgattggaattgtaaaagttgtaattggtttgataaagtataattataaaaatattattacatataaaaaaatatggattaaattagttgaataatgatgatttagttaaaaaaaattagtcttaaatgatgtatttgttaaaaatcgtactgtttaaaatggtaattcatgagtaattgattaaactaattgttattcaatttgatgtatttgaatgtatttccttGAATTGAGATGTCATGAGAAACATGATTAGATGAAGAACCTTACAACTCTGCACTTTCTGTgtaggttgtgtttttgttactctgaCGTTCCACCAGAGAAATAGAGGAATGACTTATTTGGTGAATCCAGCCCATTGATTCTGCAAAAGAGACGACACAGATGGCGAGCCAGCCCTGCGATtctgagagagagtcagagagttggagacgcggtgtggacagccacaaacattaagaaaggatgtttgttatagttgttcagatttttactgagggttggtttttctttagCGTTAAGAAAGTTAACACATCTAtcactttaagatttgtttgttgttcatacttgttcaggtaaataatgtgtaaaaaactaagaaagaaaaaaatgcagggattATGTTATGATGGGATGAGGGTCTGTTAGATAAagtcactctggagaagattcagcacctgcaggatgacgacagcaagaatgtacgaagacagagttcattagctggaggtttatttgttgttcatacttgttaaggttgttatactctaaaataatccataaaaaacaaagacagacacaaacctcacgtgcctgtgggatcctgtggttactccagcgttgatttgcccgtcaccacctttctttttgtttatgctgagaaagggggctgatagacaaagccactctggagaagattcagcacctgcaggatgaggacatcaAGAACACACAACGAGCGAGTTCAttggctggaggtttatttgttgttcatacttgttaaggtttttatactctaaaataatccagaaaaaacaaagacagatacAAACCTGACGTACCTTGAGGTGGTGTGTGAACTTGCgtgcctgtgggatcctgtggttactccagcgttGATTTATCTATCGGcccctttctccttctttatgCTTAGAAAAGTGGCTCATAGATAAagtcactctggagaagattcagcacctgcaggatgacgacagcaagaatgtacgaagacagagttcattagctggaggtttatttgttgttcatacttgtaaaggtttttattctgtaaaataatctgtaaaaaaccaaagaagagcaaaaaaaagcagtctccacatggtatatataatatataatatatatataatatatttcttcttttttatttatgtacttatttttatttattttttttttacatgttttctatATGAAGGATTAGGGATtcagggttatatatatatataaacccaACCCGATGTAAATAGTTGCCCGTATATTGTACACTCTGTATATAGttacctaaaaaaataaaaactacctCCACATGGGACCCTGCCTTGACGTGCCGTGggggtttgtgtttctctgggatCCTGGGGGGACTCCAGAGTGGGTCTGTCCAGTAGAGCTTACTCCAGCTCCCTAACTCCCTCCTCCCAAACCCTACTCCTGCTTGGAGAGGGCaggagtatgttctgctggacagaaccactcctgagaccccccaagatccaagaggtgagtccaaaggctaataaaactacagagtatctgtcatacagatactaggtagtgtatacactttgttttcaatgcaagcacatatgagaactctgctgctaagacatatttagaacgtcacaccaagattggggtccgcatcacagatccagcctggaagatacggtataaaattatctctgtagacagtgagagtttatgcaacacttattccagtcctgtgtctctatacagagtgtgtttgcgagaggcaggacggctgagagtgtggctcctccatccccagccaggcagtcatgtcaggggtagggaaggaggaaggctgggtgtgtggctcctccatccccccataattaaggttgggaaaaaaatagtaagtggtgcacacagtcccatccctctgtgaccaggaaacaaaagctctggtctggactagctgacctgagtccatggatctaaagagtcctgctaggtttatattctctaaacacgggttaaggggtaaaaaccaccaggggacgggttttggggacataacttctgaagggaaggttagggttagagttagagtaggctatgacagtgtgggtgtgtctgtgttttgttaaagaaaaattggtgtatCTCCAGAACTGAAGGccgtagaggcagttttttgcaatttctgcctctttttgtgtcactgaaattgTCATAATGGCAAATGGCCTTCCAtttgcacaatgaaaacattaatcagtcattcctgaaagaaatggagaaacaaacaaaggaaagtctTCAAATTGGGACAGATGGACGGTAGTTGTCATTCCTTAGTGTTGCAGCTGTAAATTGGTGTTAAATAATTCTTATTCAAGGGCTTAAGGCAAAACTAAAGCCGAATGCGCCAACACGGATAGTCGTAGAAAgacttttattgatttatatttgcatgtagtGGACTGCACGACGGTTATACTGGCCTTTGTGTTGACAGGTATTAGAtggctcaaaaacagaaatcagagtttATGATTCCCTTGAAAAGTACACCTTGATTTCTCCACCTGATATGGACATTCTAAGTAgctatgtaaacaaaatgactttctatgaaaaatataacacaaattcatatgtcagctgtttttagcCTTGCATTTCAGAACATATGGAGGTTGAAGGAATGGTCTATTTCATATCCAGAccagtggaggcagaaagatggCGTCAACTGTGGTGTATTTGTCTGCACGGTGAGCACCGTtttgttaaaggaacaaaaaagtaCCATTATATAGCctacaaaatgacatgaaatacatcccCGTCTAGGaattgtcaaattatttcaagtaTTGCTATTCTTTTGCTGCATGAACTTAATGTTGTACAAACATTAgtagtcttttatttcattcacttcaggcAGCCGAGCTTGATATGAAAGGGACAGACATGACGAATGAACCTTTGAACCAGGTCCAGCTGGGCCATCTCAGGATGTATCACGCAGCCTGCGTAATTGTTCCGGTTCCGGTTCCTAAGGTGATGTAAAACTCATAAGATACTTGTCGACTGATAATATAGGCATGTtctgaaaaaagtgaactgtTTTTCCTAGGGGAAGAAAGTGCATAAGTTTTTCATGGCAGAGACAATCCATGCCTGCAGTTACTACGACAGCCCTGGAAAGGGGCAGTGAAGGTACACTTGTTAAAACTACACACTAAGTAGCAGATTCACAGCTTGGAGCTGACGTgcactgtcagctgcacataGTTTACAGGCAGTATTACatcaggaagagaaatatctgcaaatctGAGGCTTTGTACAGTTCAACCAAATTGAAAGTGGAGGTTCAATGTAGCATCTGGATCTCAATTGGcatcagcacactgcagcctgaatcgGGCCCgatgactgtagctgctgtagctgctccttAATTTAGGCCCGTCATGTCCTTTGAAACTGTAGGCCGTTGTATCCACATGTGCAGAAGGAGGACTGGGTGAAGTGCgagacatgacagacaatgGCTGGCTGCACAAAGACTGAGCCTGTTATGAGCCCAGTCAGTcaggcattttcacatgtggGTGTGACCTGCCCGAGCCACGTGACTTCACCAGGTTGACCAACCTTCACCATTCTCTTACTGCTTCAATCAATTGAATTCCTTATTGTACTGcgctgtattgctgctttttctttatgtactTTCCTGTACTTTGACATGCCTCAAGAACAAAAGGGGTTGAAGGCCtaatttccaaagaaagaataaaggtttgcattgttctcattatttataaacGATAAATGTTGAAcccttttaaaggaactgaaagacatgctgggcagtgggcagaggaaatccagcaggatgttcctTTGATAAAACCCCGGGGGAAACTGTGcccttaaaacaattttaagatttctctttttaagtcttcattttgtcaaaatgtataaatacacccGTACTATGTCCAACACATGAATGACCTCATGAACTGAATAAAGCCAATGTTGTCACTGGACTACAGCCTCCTCCCAAACCTTGACTTCATAATTGATGTCATGGCACCAGAGGTATGCTCCAATTTTAGTTAACAAAGACATAATGGTATCCATTCATGTCACAGTTCTGCCATTCCAACAGAATCTGGCTTGCTGTTACTTGATCACCCATAAATATCTGctaatttaacatgaataaatgtggtgatgtgtcttcttcctttttatcttttcctatgatgtcctgacctaaaatgttttcatttatgcaggTGACgattgaaatgacaaaatgtaatatgaaaTTGTCTAACCCAATTGTTCACCAACAGGTATGCTTTGTCTTAAATATTCTGCgttgtgttctgtgttgcaCTGGATAGAAGAAGGGCCCAGATCATGATCAGCTGCTGGTAACTTCTTTTAATGAAGACTGGATGGTGGGTTTGTCTGTacaaatcaactgaaaacataaGCTCCAGTAAACATGCagtctcctccacacagcacacaggtcTCAAGCTCCTGTTATCAGATAACGTGCAGAAACCAATGTATGCTAGCACTTGGAAACGTGGCGATCTTAAAGTTCACAAAAATTCACTTTACACAGTTTACACAGTTTATATTGAGCCGACACATTGACTGCATGTTCACAGCCTAAAAACTATCATTTATGCATCTATAAAACAATTTACATGAcctaaaaagcaaaataaattttcaaaaatgacaagcaAAATAATACAGCTCTCTTAGCTCTCAGCTAATCTGGCTGGAACTGAGAGAAGCACATAGATGACGGCGCAAAGCCAGCGACCTCTGAAAGTGACAGTACAGGTATTAACACTAGTttgaatacaacaatacaacaatacaatatagacaagaaaacacatctcaaacataataaaagaatatttatcAGGATTTGGTGATGCGTTTCAGCCCGGGACTGGGTAAGAGAAAACTATTTCACTTTTAACCAAAACAgtgaatacatttctatttgattttgtgtacaatatttgaatgtgttgtatgttgtatgccATTCTTTCCTTTTGAAGGTGTAAATATGCTGGTTCCTGTAGACTACAATGCAGTGAGTAAATGGGTCAGGGTTCCAAAGACCGAGGATGTCTACAACTATGCTGAATTTTTACAAGGAGGTCAATTTAGTTACTGAgcagatatattttaaaaatacagaatgtaatacacaaagaaatgatgGCATCATGTTATACACGAAGATGTAACTTCTTTGACCAATTTGTTGATCATCGAGgggaaatgaacacatttacttAGCAGATAAACTGTATAAAGCATTTAAACACCTTTATGTAGCTTAAGTATTAATGAACTTTTTAAGTTTAGTCATGTTCTTAGGGTCTCACTGTTGGTGTACGCTTCACTTGAATTCATGGTATGTTAAAACCGTCAGTGAagttatcttttctgttttagtgGCAGCAAAATTCAGTTTACCTTGGAGAAAGAAGTAACAGCATCCAGAATTTCTACATGGTCCTGGACCAAAAGGTCATCCCCTGTTCGACACACACTGGAGTGGCTGCCTTTGATCAGCTCTTCAaggcacattttgcttttgctgtgtcCTATGATGAAGCGTTGTGCAACTTCTACACATTCATCCAGACGACAGTGTATGCCATCGATGTTGGCAGTGTGAGGGAGAGTCCTCGGGTCAAAGAAATCAGAGCAAGAATTCTGATATCTTTTACAGGAAATAATGTTGACATGTTACATTTGCAGGGTGCACCATACAAGTTGTTCAGCATGGTTTGTACCCTGGAAGGACTTTGGGTTTAAACTGTGGAGAACCCGgatgctcatttgttttctgcacatACTCTGCGTACAAGTGACACTTATCGCAAGCACGTGGAGACTGTGTTGATTCCATAATGTTGAATCCAGGCCTGTCGAGCTAATGTTGGAGCCTCTGTTTCACACCCAGTAGATGAGGATCCTCCCATGACTGTCACTACGCACATCCCCAttgaaaaaaggcaaatacTTGACATGTGCCGCTCTGTTTTTGCTCAAGTACAAGCCTCTGGAGTCCCCGAAAGTACTGTGCAATCTTTAGATGGTTGAATGGAGGAGCTAGTTAATCACATCCATGCTCATGCCAAACAAgctgttgttgaatgtttgtcatCTGATTCACCATAGAGAAAGTTGAGGATAACAGAGGACATCTATGTTTGGAAATAGTGACGGCTTTAATAGtttccaaaaagcaaaaccaccGTGGACTGTTCATCGGTGGACAATTTTCCCATACCTGCAAACTAGTGGCTTTTCAGCGAAATTTgctgattttcaaacaaaatatgtcatttccgTCATTCAGTAAGATCcgaagagttgtttttttgggggacaTCAAGGACGGATGGGAcgagttggagcttcagctgagaacagagaaggagaaggaagaggctgccatcactgaggagctgctgaagatcactgaggacacacacgagCTGCCAGGCCTGCGTGGCTTTGATTCCCCTTTCCATCACACCACTGGTTGTCACGCACAAGACAAGATGCTCTTTAACACCCAGCCCGGAGGCCCTGTCCGGGACCATGTTAtatcaacagcacaacagcacaagcagAGAACACTGCGAGCACCAGCGGTGTTGGCAGTGAacgaggaggtgggggagtgggaggggacAGCAGGAGTTCGGTCCTCGGCCTGGAAGAGCCCTGGTCCTTCCAGTCCAATTGATCCCCACCTGCACCGGAGCCCCTCTGTCCCAGATGATGAGGTCGCCGAGTTGGGGGTCTTCTTCCCAAGGCCTTGCAGCAAGAATCCAGCCCCTGTACCCTACGAGTCCTTTTTCAAGCTGCTTCTGCCCAGGGCAGCCTCACTCTTTGTGGGGCAGAAGACTTCAGAGGCAGTGCACAAGGCATTAAGCTGTTGTAGCGAGAAGAGCGgttggaggatggagaagaggaaggggtaGTGTCAGATCACCTGGTTCAGCAGGGGAGCGAGTTCTGAAGAGGTTACCTTTGCCAAGTAAGTCAGCTGACGCACTTTggagggttatatatatattatatattattatatacagtatatatacatatatacatgaatgaataaatcatgttcagCATCAAAATCTCCATCGATGCCTGTTAGTCTTtcatatatgattttaataatgtcacGGGTTACTGCCGACATCTAACAGCATGGCGGTGGATGCTCAAGCTCTTACTGTTGTGCCAATTGAAATTAATAAAGCTTTACTGGTGGTGGTCTGaagtattttattcctttttgccttcaattcgaccaacaactacaacaacaacaacaacaacaacgtaagagctgaaacaaaaacaaacagaaaacattagtcCACATCTGCTCAACAGgaagaatcaaaaataaaaataaaatatcccaaaatacacagtaaaagaaaatccATATTGCAATACACTGATGTCCTTAGTATCTATTATCCCCAACCGTTACTGCTGTCACGGATCTTAAGTAACTGGCTCAGCgatgaccttctgaccttcggtaatgaactttgacctgcagacattaagttcctcctgtttcctctgctgttagcagcacattcattctgaattattatcatattatcgATCATATGGCATTTTGgtgctcaaaggtcaaaggtcaaggtgaTGTCACAAAATGCTTTAGCACCGTACCCAAGACTTCCTACGGCAGTTATGACCAAGTTTCACGTCAATGGTTATTATTTGGTATTATTCTGgataaacatgaatgtaatcTCAAGTCTGAGCGGCGGAGGAGCACAAACATGAGGGAGTCATTCTATTTTACtgataaacacagcagaagatTAAAAGATATCAGTAAGTAAAGGACTATGATGGAGGTGAGAACCAGCCTCAGAGCACAATATTGGCTCTGACGCAGTTTACAGCTTTTTGCATGATCATTTTACAACCTAGATGATTAGctgtcataaagaaaaaaacggaAGAAACAGGAgcaaacaacatgtaaacaagtGAATATTCACCTGAGAGACAACGAGTATTACATCAAATATTCAATGTGCCAGTCAAATGTGAGTGACATTAACTGAGCCAAGTCACTGGCTttgatttgtgatatttacCAAACGCACGTAGAACTCCAGCGATTCCACCAAGATCTGGCCCCCATTTTACAGGTTctcctgagagaaaagcaagaaCGCCAGGTGAATGGACACCATGTAATGTGGAGTTGTGATACTTAAGAAATTGGTgacgaacaaacacacaaacacactgtgaggtatgtcacagcagagaaaaaggaaaggaaaaaggggacaCATACTTTAGAGGAGGCCTTTATCGTCAATAGACAGATGGATCTTTgatgagttcccataaccaaaATCATTGGTGACCACGCACTAATAAACTTCTCCATATGTGGCCCTGAAACTGTAAAGGTGCCCTTCAGATACATTCATAGGTCCATCTGTGCTCTCCTTGTACCAGGTGAAGTGGCTGACGGGGGGCTtggctctgctggagcagctcaggTTCCTGACGCTGATGGACTGATGCACACTGAGGAGTTGTTGGGAGCATCTGgtgaaaatggaacaaagataagaggagagagaagagaagcatcTGCATAacatcatggaggaaaaaaagctgacacCTCACAAATCCTTGTGTGCTGACAAGaagcaccaagaaaaaaattggccaGAGTCCTTACCAAGGTTTGCATCACAGCAATTTCAACTTGAGAAGAAAttgcaactgttgctgctgataaaccaacagtgattatttagtttgacagtAAAGAAGACGATCACTGAGTTTGTTGTCTGGGCTGAAtctcagatgatgcagaaaatgataagcctttcttaaaacaaaaaccctgtgcacatgtaaatgaagtgtCATGGTTAACAACATGTGAGTAAAATAACCATCATGTGTCATGCTGGACTCAgagctgttctctgtctttgaaaAGGGAATGTGGAACTGTCACTGACTAATCTCTTTTTGCATGTCACTAGTTTTCTCATGAGAAAGTATTCAGAGTACAGgaacttccttcctttcagataGAACACACaagaaatggctttttttttccttcctaatcGCACAAGCCAAAAACAtatcaactaaaactaaactaaaactttgTGGCCTTCCGTAGGGAGCAGAATAATGGCGGTCAAAGGCagacttgatatttttggatggatgagatgttttgtttacatcctcaTCTTTATGATGGAGCTTTCTTTTTGCCCCTGACCTATCTGAATGTGTCGTCTGGTTAGCGGAGCAGGGGTGTTGGCTGACGTGTTTGAGCCGGACAAGGCCAGCGGTGCTACAGCGGGGCTGCCGTGGTGATGGACGCACAGATTTacctgttttgttgcagaaggCCTCCATCGTTTTAAAGCAAGACCTGTAATCCGTTTAGCAGCGTGGAGATGGAGCATGCCTTTCAGCATgtccacaaacatcaacacatcagccatttctgcagctttatctgcATAATTATCAGTCTTGATGAGGCGGagctaaaacatgaacacacaacaatggaCTGAGGTTTTCCTCAGGACCGAGGGTaacttctctgagctgaagaaataagTTCAAGCTCAAAGTGTACATAGAAAAAGACGAAAAAGAACACCTACATGCAGGATGCTATCCAGAGAGGTCAGCTTTAACCTTCTGCTATCCTGGGActgaatctttgtgtctttgtataccTGTTCTTGTGTCTAATAGTATATTTGTTAGCAATGACATTCTGAGCACATCAGGCTtggacaaacaccaacacagagcataaacatgagaacaagaaggaagcacattttgagtaggtaccttaagtttccaaagagaagaggcacaTTGACGGCTTCTTTGGAAAAAGCGTGTGAGCAGATGATCCGGCGGCTGACCCTGCGTCTCCACGATGTAcctcatctgtaaatacaacacataaaGTAAGGGCTGGGAGCTTTTGATGAATTCTTTATGGATTCTTTTTCTATCCTATCTTCAGGCACATTAACTCTtatcagatatatatatatgtgtgtaaaaaaataaaaaaccagaTTTTTAAGAATCGCTGAAGTGCTGCTTACTACATCATATGATGAATTGCCAGGATAGAGCAGAGTGCCGatgtacagagcagcagcgaTGCAGCCCAGAGACCACATATCTATGGCCTCTGTAAATGGGAGCCCCAAAATAATCTCTGGAGAtctgagagaggacaagaacCCAGAATCATACAGTTATGAAAGCTACTGCCAATATTTTGGAGCACAATGAATTCTGCTGGCTTAACACCCTCATAAAGACATTGACAGTTAGTGTTAATGGATAGTGGGACAACGCTAAGAGATCAGCTATGATTGCAGTTACTCACCGGTATGGACGGCTCTGAATGTATGAGCACACCTTGGCTTTTGAAACCTCGCatgccaggccaaagtcaatCACTTTGACTCTGTATGGCTGCTGAATATGGTTGaccaacatcacattttccaacttGAGATCTGCGTGTATTAATCTAATACTCTTCAAGTGTTCAAGTGCGTTGGCAAGctgaaaagtcatgaatatcacacatttaacatttatttcaactatttatcagcatttttcaatgtttctACTGTTTACATCATAACACATTAGGGTTCTTGCCTGCTTTATGATGGGTCTGATCTCACTCAGAAAAAGGGGTCGAAAGAacctttctttcatgaaatcaaaGAGGCTTTTGTCCAGGAGTTCAAACTCAAGGCAAATGTAGCCATTGTTATTGAAAACCTGGTACCATTGAACAATGTCGCATTTGTCCgcgttcagtgatttcagcttctCAAGTATGACCACCTGTGGAGGTACGTCTGGTCAGGCAGATTCTAAATGAGCTTTGCAGCTAAGAACACAGCTGAATGAACCAAAATCTAAAGGATGACCATACAGCACAAGTCTAACTTTGATCGTCACGTAGAGCTTACGTACCTCCGCATTTGCCTTCTCAGCTTGGTCGTTCCTTTTCTTGACCATTTTGATGGCGACCGTCTTCGAGTCATCCATCCTTGTGCATTTTGCCACTTTTCCAAAGGTGCCCTCTCCCAAAATGGACTGCACCTGGTATCGGCAGGATTTGGAGCTGAGCCAGCCCCCTTCAACttattactatctggatgtccaaacaaatctctaaaaggccttcagttaattcagaacgctgctgcacgaatattaacaggaactaggaaaagagatcacatctctcccgtgttagctgctcttcattggctgccagtaaaatatacagtagaattcaaaatccttcttttaacgtataaagctcttaatggccaagctccatcatatctcagagagctcatagttccttactgtcctagcaggccactctgctctctagatggaggtttacttgtggttcctagagtctccaagagtaaatctggaggcagatggttcagttatcaggctcctcttctatggaaccaactcccagt
The genomic region above belongs to Echeneis naucrates unplaced genomic scaffold, fEcheNa1.1, whole genome shotgun sequence and contains:
- the LOC115038351 gene encoding homeodomain-interacting protein kinase 1-like; protein product: MASKTSPTPCVQEGNSKSCRYQVQSILGEGTFGKVAKCTRMDDSKTVAIKMVKKRNDQAEKANAEVVILEKLKSLNADKCDIVQWYQVFNNNGYICLEFELLDKSLFDFMKERFFRPLFLSEIRPIIKQLANALEHLKSIRLIHADLKLENVMLVNHIQQPYRVKVIDFGLACEVSKAKVCSYIQSRPYRSPEIILGLPFTEAIDMWSLGCIAAALYIGTLLYPGNSSYDVMRCSQQLLSVHQSISVRNLSCSSRAKPPVSHFTWYKESTDGPMNVSEGHLYSFRATYGEVY